Proteins encoded in a region of the Ralstonia pseudosolanacearum genome:
- a CDS encoding IS5 family transposase (programmed frameshift) produces the protein MRKKTYPSDMSRERFEPIRPLLEQARKRTKPRTVDLYEVWCAVLYLLRTGCQWRALPSDFPKWRTVHSYFAKWSEPDEQGVSLLERALKKSQVGAARARQGRNACTTFLIVDAQSVKNTDTAAHKGYDAGKKVSGIKRHIAVDTQGLPHAVAVTTAEVTDRKGALQALKRCKPGLSRVQSLLADNGYVGEPFAQGVRDALSEEVTVQIAKRSELHTFKVIPQRWVVERSFAWLEKNRRLWKNCERKLNTSLQFVHLAFLALLLRRS, from the exons ATGCGCAAGAAGACCTACCCAAGTGACATGAGCCGGGAGCGGTTCGAGCCGATTCGCCCGCTGCTGGAACAGGCCCGCAAGAGAACCAAGCCGAGAACGGTGGACCTGTACGAGGTGTGGTGCGCAGTGCTGTACCTGCTGCGCACAGGCTGCCAATGGCGTGCGTTGCCCAGCGACTTCCCCAAATGGCGCACAGTGCATTCGTACTTCGCCAAATGGAGCGAGCCCGACGAGCAAGGCGTGAGCCTGCTGGAGCGGGCGCTCAAAAAATC TCAGGTTGGCGCGGCCCGCGCCAGACAGGGGCGCAACGCCTGCACGACGTTCTTGATCGTGGACGCGCAGAGCGTGAAGAACACGGACACGGCGGCGCACAAGGGCTATGACGCGGGCAAGAAGGTTTCGGGCATCAAACGCCATATCGCAGTGGACACGCAGGGTCTGCCGCATGCCGTGGCGGTGACGACCGCCGAGGTGACAGATCGCAAGGGGGCGCTACAGGCGCTCAAGCGCTGCAAGCCCGGCTTGAGCCGAGTGCAAAGTTTGCTGGCCGACAATGGTTATGTGGGCGAGCCTTTTGCGCAGGGCGTGCGCGACGCCTTGAGCGAAGAGGTGACGGTGCAGATTGCCAAACGTAGCGAACTGCACACCTTCAAGGTGATACCCCAACGCTGGGTTGTGGAGCGCAGCTTTGCGTGGCTGGAGAAGAACCGCAGGCTATGGAAGAACTGCGAACGCAAACTCAACACCAGCCTGCAATTCGTTCATCTAGCCTTCCTGGCCCTGTTGCTCAGGAGATCGTGA
- a CDS encoding FadR/GntR family transcriptional regulator: protein MLSIPSSVAQALQQRIMSGDYASGTRLPPQRELAASLGVSRASLREALTVLETLGLVDILPSKGVVVRGSHADAERMHRPFATPALGTLSPRQLIELRLVLEPGWTALAATRMHAAALRQLQWLQEQLAHALERNDLLSAAEADLQFHLLLAELSGNPGLVAMAGQLEHAIGHSLRLPFAKNGADDQPAREHDAIVQAIGAGDATASAEAMRAHLMSAARRSGIDLATPVPAPDRTHNDSVSFRLDPTSEGALE, encoded by the coding sequence ATGCTCAGCATTCCATCCTCCGTCGCGCAAGCGCTCCAGCAACGCATCATGAGCGGCGATTACGCCAGTGGCACCCGGCTGCCGCCGCAGCGCGAACTGGCGGCAAGCCTGGGGGTGAGCCGCGCCTCGCTGCGCGAAGCCCTGACCGTGCTGGAAACGCTTGGCCTCGTAGACATCCTGCCGAGCAAGGGTGTGGTGGTGCGCGGCTCGCATGCGGATGCCGAGCGCATGCACCGCCCATTCGCCACACCGGCGCTCGGCACGCTGTCGCCGCGTCAGCTGATTGAGTTGCGCCTGGTGCTGGAGCCCGGCTGGACAGCGCTGGCCGCGACCCGCATGCATGCCGCCGCCCTGCGTCAATTGCAGTGGCTGCAGGAGCAGCTTGCCCATGCGCTGGAGCGCAACGACCTGCTCAGCGCGGCCGAGGCCGACTTGCAGTTCCACCTGCTGCTGGCCGAGTTGTCAGGCAACCCGGGCCTGGTGGCGATGGCGGGCCAACTGGAGCACGCCATTGGCCACAGCCTGCGCCTGCCCTTTGCCAAGAACGGCGCAGACGACCAGCCCGCGCGCGAGCACGACGCCATCGTGCAGGCCATTGGCGCGGGTGATGCCACCGCCAGCGCAGAAGCCATGCGCGCCCATTTGATGTCGGCCGCGCGCCGCAGCGGTATTGACCTGGCCACGCCGGTCCCCGCGCCAGACCGCACGCACAACGATTCTGTTTCCTTTCGCCTCGACCCGACTTCTGAAGGAGCTCTTGAATGA
- a CDS encoding transporter substrate-binding domain-containing protein codes for MTRLLTRRTFIHAVMAASAVAALLPGRPAHADTLANIQKAGVIRVAIPNDFPPFGSLGADLKLQGYDIDMANLLAKELGVKAELVPVTSTNRIPFLTTGKVDVVISSLGKNAERAKVIDFTQAYAPFPKSVYGPKDVSIKTPADLAGKTVGVTRGSTEDLALTAVAPASATIKRYEDNNATAQSYLIGQVQLVTLGNIVANAVNERTRLRQLDVKFPVEDTPCYVGVAKGEPALLEKVNAAITKLKSDGRLNDLSQHWIKMPLPAKL; via the coding sequence ATGACCCGCTTGCTTACCCGCCGCACATTCATCCACGCCGTGATGGCGGCCAGCGCCGTGGCCGCCTTGTTGCCGGGCCGTCCGGCCCATGCCGATACGCTGGCCAACATCCAGAAAGCGGGCGTGATCCGCGTGGCCATTCCGAATGACTTCCCGCCGTTCGGCTCGCTGGGCGCAGACCTGAAACTGCAAGGCTATGACATCGACATGGCCAACCTGCTCGCCAAGGAACTAGGCGTCAAGGCGGAACTCGTGCCCGTCACGAGCACCAACCGCATTCCGTTCCTGACCACCGGCAAGGTCGACGTGGTGATCTCCAGCCTGGGCAAGAACGCAGAGCGCGCCAAGGTGATCGACTTCACGCAGGCGTACGCACCGTTCCCCAAGAGCGTCTACGGTCCCAAGGATGTCTCGATCAAGACGCCGGCGGATCTGGCCGGCAAGACGGTTGGCGTGACGCGCGGCTCCACTGAAGATCTGGCGCTGACCGCCGTTGCCCCGGCCTCGGCCACCATCAAGCGCTACGAAGACAACAACGCCACCGCACAGAGTTACCTGATCGGTCAGGTGCAACTGGTGACGCTGGGCAACATCGTGGCCAATGCGGTGAACGAGCGCACGCGCCTGCGCCAGTTGGACGTGAAGTTCCCGGTGGAAGACACCCCCTGCTATGTGGGCGTGGCCAAGGGCGAACCCGCACTGCTGGAGAAGGTGAACGCCGCCATCACCAAGCTCAAGTCGGATGGGCGCCTGAACGATCTGTCGCAGCACTGGATCAAGATGCCGCTGCCCGCAAAACTGTAA
- a CDS encoding amino acid ABC transporter permease, producing MAYQFDFGAVFSYSGQLAQGAGFTLALTAAGAVLGGAIGVAGGVCRAWRIAPLNGLFKVYVEAIRNTPFLIQLLFVFFGLPSLGLQINEWQAALLTAVVNLGAYITEIVRAGIQETPRGQLEAASALAMSRWACFRHVVLRPALQKVWPALSSQIVIVMLGTSVVSQIAAQDLTFAANFIQSRNFRAFETYLVVTVLYFALALLLRQLLAWIAQRFVVVRRTPAAPASAAAPAAARTATTTTSARNAA from the coding sequence ATGGCATATCAATTCGACTTTGGCGCCGTCTTCAGTTACAGCGGCCAGTTGGCGCAGGGCGCCGGCTTTACGCTCGCGCTCACGGCGGCGGGCGCTGTGCTCGGCGGCGCCATCGGCGTGGCTGGGGGCGTGTGCCGCGCCTGGCGCATCGCGCCCTTGAACGGGCTGTTCAAGGTGTATGTGGAGGCCATCCGCAACACGCCCTTCCTGATTCAGCTGCTGTTCGTGTTCTTCGGCTTGCCCTCGCTGGGCCTGCAGATCAACGAATGGCAAGCCGCCTTGCTCACGGCGGTGGTCAACCTGGGGGCCTACATCACCGAGATCGTGCGCGCGGGCATCCAGGAAACACCGCGTGGCCAGTTGGAAGCGGCCAGCGCGCTGGCCATGAGCCGCTGGGCGTGCTTTCGGCATGTGGTGCTGCGGCCGGCGCTGCAGAAGGTCTGGCCGGCACTGAGCAGCCAGATCGTGATCGTGATGCTGGGCACCTCGGTGGTCTCGCAGATCGCCGCGCAGGACCTGACCTTTGCCGCCAACTTCATCCAGTCGCGCAACTTCCGCGCCTTTGAAACCTATCTGGTGGTCACGGTGCTGTACTTCGCGCTGGCCCTGTTGCTGCGTCAGTTACTGGCCTGGATCGCCCAGCGCTTTGTCGTGGTTCGCCGCACACCGGCTGCACCTGCCTCAGCGGCCGCACCTGCGGCAGCACGCACCGCCACAACCACCACCTCCGCCCGGAACGCCGCATGA
- a CDS encoding amino acid ABC transporter permease: MIAEIPLLPILLKLSEGLLATLLLSLMAFALGGTAGLVVLFARVGRNAGLQRVSQVYIQIFQNTPLLMQMFLVFFGASMAGLEMSPWTAAAIGLTLYTSAYLAEVWRGCVEAVPRGQWEASASLAMGYFQQMRHVVLPQAVRMSIAPTVGFSVQIVKGTAVASIIGFEDLTKLGSVLANATFQPFLIYGLVGMAYLALCWPLSLCASHLEKKLYAAR; the protein is encoded by the coding sequence ATGATTGCCGAGATCCCTTTACTGCCCATCCTCCTCAAACTGAGTGAGGGGCTGCTTGCCACGCTGCTGCTGTCGTTGATGGCCTTCGCGCTGGGTGGCACGGCGGGCCTCGTCGTGCTGTTTGCCCGCGTCGGGCGTAACGCAGGCCTGCAGCGCGTGAGTCAGGTCTACATCCAGATCTTCCAGAACACGCCGCTGCTGATGCAGATGTTCCTGGTGTTCTTTGGCGCGTCGATGGCGGGCCTGGAGATGTCGCCATGGACTGCCGCCGCCATCGGCCTGACGCTGTACACCAGCGCCTACCTGGCAGAAGTGTGGCGCGGCTGCGTGGAGGCCGTTCCTCGCGGGCAGTGGGAAGCCTCCGCCAGCCTCGCCATGGGTTACTTCCAGCAGATGCGGCATGTGGTGCTGCCGCAGGCCGTGCGCATGTCGATCGCACCCACCGTGGGGTTCTCCGTGCAGATCGTCAAAGGCACGGCGGTGGCGTCCATCATCGGCTTTGAAGACCTGACCAAGCTGGGCTCCGTGCTGGCCAACGCCACCTTCCAGCCGTTCCTCATCTACGGGCTGGTCGGCATGGCGTACCTGGCGCTGTGCTGGCCGCTGTCCCTCTGTGCCTCTCACCTGGAAAAGAAGCTCTATGCCGCTCGTTGA
- a CDS encoding amino acid ABC transporter ATP-binding protein: MPLVDLCAVHKHYGNNHVLKGVDLRVESGQVVAIIGRSGSGKSTLLRSINGLEAIDDGQIVVDNAVLKGSQATPAQLRALRLNVGMVFQQFNLFPHLTAGENVALSPVVVKGMKKSEAADLARQMMAKVGLADKYDAYPDQLSGGQQQRVAIARALAMQPKVLLCDEITSALDPELVNEVLAVVKQLAAEGMTLIMVTHEMRFARDVGDQLVFMHQGLIHERGPAKALFASPKTAELAAFIGAVQ, encoded by the coding sequence ATGCCGCTCGTTGATCTCTGCGCCGTACACAAGCACTACGGCAACAACCATGTCCTCAAGGGCGTGGACCTGCGCGTCGAAAGCGGCCAGGTGGTCGCCATCATTGGGCGCAGCGGCTCAGGCAAGAGCACGCTGCTGCGTTCCATCAACGGGCTGGAGGCCATCGACGACGGGCAGATCGTGGTCGACAACGCGGTGCTCAAGGGCTCGCAAGCCACGCCGGCCCAGCTGCGCGCGCTGCGCTTGAACGTGGGCATGGTGTTCCAGCAGTTCAACCTGTTTCCGCACCTGACGGCGGGTGAGAACGTTGCGCTGTCGCCCGTGGTGGTCAAGGGCATGAAAAAGTCCGAAGCCGCTGATCTCGCCCGCCAGATGATGGCCAAGGTGGGGCTGGCCGACAAATACGATGCCTACCCCGACCAGCTCAGCGGCGGCCAGCAACAGCGCGTGGCCATTGCCCGCGCGCTGGCCATGCAGCCCAAGGTGCTGCTGTGCGATGAGATCACCTCCGCGCTGGACCCTGAGCTGGTCAACGAGGTGCTGGCCGTGGTCAAGCAACTGGCGGCCGAAGGCATGACGCTCATCATGGTCACGCACGAGATGCGCTTCGCACGCGACGTGGGTGATCAGCTTGTGTTCATGCACCAAGGGTTGATTCACGAACGCGGCCCGGCCAAGGCGTTGTTTGCCAGCCCCAAGACGGCGGAATTGGCGGCCTTCATTGGTGCGGTGCAGTAA
- a CDS encoding fucose-binding lectin, which translates to MSSVQTAATSWGTVPSIRVYTANNGKITERCWDGKGWYTGAFNEPGDNVSVTSWLVGSAIHIRVYASTGTTTTEWCWDGNGWTKGAYTATN; encoded by the coding sequence ATGTCGAGCGTTCAGACCGCTGCCACTTCGTGGGGAACCGTCCCGTCGATCCGTGTGTACACGGCCAATAATGGCAAGATCACCGAGCGTTGCTGGGATGGGAAGGGGTGGTACACGGGTGCCTTCAACGAGCCCGGCGATAACGTCTCCGTGACCAGCTGGCTGGTCGGCAGCGCGATCCATATCCGCGTCTATGCAAGCACCGGCACCACGACCACGGAGTGGTGCTGGGACGGCAACGGCTGGACCAAGGGCGCCTACACCGCCACCAACTGA
- a CDS encoding aldo/keto reductase, with product MTPTFPINADTHIPAVGFGTYLIAPGDTAGAVSTAIACGYRHVDTAAIYDNEAGVGDGIRTGLQAAGLSRGDLFVTTKLWPGDPGWGEQPKSEVETIAECHASLARLGLDYVDLYLIHSPHGGVQRIAQWRALLQLKQAGKVRSIGVSNFNLKHLEEIRAAGLPMPEANQIELHPWSQKPALLAYMRENGIAPIAYSSLAPLSTWRAEAGQGHAKTDKMRADDDVFAEMAAKYRVSEAQLLLRWGVQNGYAVLPKSLNPERMRQNLDLFGFSIDDADMARIKTMDRGGGIAWSTGDPTAID from the coding sequence ATGACGCCGACCTTTCCAATCAACGCCGACACGCACATTCCAGCGGTCGGATTCGGCACGTACCTGATCGCCCCAGGCGACACAGCTGGGGCCGTCAGTACCGCTATTGCGTGCGGATACCGCCATGTCGATACGGCGGCGATCTATGACAATGAAGCCGGCGTGGGTGACGGTATCCGTACCGGCCTGCAAGCGGCAGGGCTCTCGCGCGGTGATCTCTTCGTGACGACCAAGCTTTGGCCGGGGGATCCCGGCTGGGGCGAGCAACCCAAATCCGAAGTGGAAACCATCGCTGAATGTCATGCCAGCCTGGCGCGATTGGGCCTCGACTATGTCGATCTGTATTTGATCCATTCCCCGCACGGGGGCGTCCAACGTATCGCGCAATGGCGGGCACTGCTGCAATTGAAGCAGGCCGGCAAGGTGCGCAGCATCGGTGTCAGTAACTTCAATCTGAAGCATTTGGAGGAAATCCGGGCGGCCGGGCTGCCGATGCCGGAAGCCAATCAGATCGAGCTTCACCCCTGGTCCCAGAAGCCGGCATTGCTTGCCTACATGCGGGAAAACGGGATTGCGCCGATTGCGTATAGCAGCCTCGCGCCTTTGTCGACCTGGCGGGCGGAAGCCGGGCAGGGTCACGCCAAAACCGACAAGATGCGGGCTGATGATGACGTCTTCGCGGAGATGGCGGCCAAGTATCGGGTGTCGGAAGCCCAGCTTCTGCTGCGTTGGGGCGTCCAGAATGGGTATGCCGTGCTGCCGAAGAGCCTGAACCCGGAGCGGATGCGTCAGAACCTTGATCTGTTCGGATTCTCGATCGATGACGCAGACATGGCACGGATCAAGACCATGGACCGGGGCGGCGGTATCGCTTGGTCTACGGGCGACCCGACTGCGATCGACTGA
- a CDS encoding superoxide dismutase has protein sequence MKLLCFDIPLPGASPDRYQPYLQDEARHGWQLYKSGIVRDIYFRQDRPGVAIIAECDSVEAARQALREFPLAKAGLIDWDVIPLGPFLGWEMLFAADKA, from the coding sequence ATGAAACTGCTGTGCTTCGATATCCCCCTGCCGGGCGCGAGTCCGGACCGTTATCAGCCGTATCTGCAGGACGAAGCCCGTCACGGCTGGCAGCTCTACAAGAGCGGCATCGTGCGCGACATTTACTTCCGCCAGGACCGGCCCGGTGTCGCCATCATTGCCGAGTGCGACTCGGTGGAAGCCGCCAGGCAGGCCCTGCGCGAGTTTCCACTGGCCAAGGCCGGACTCATCGACTGGGACGTGATTCCGCTCGGCCCGTTCCTGGGCTGGGAAATGCTGTTTGCTGCCGACAAGGCCTGA
- a CDS encoding flavodoxin family protein — MLATIIYDSGYGHTEKQAQAVAHGMRRVPGAEVRLVAVTDGDIPWETLAASDAIIFGSPTYNGTVSARLKQFMEDSTRPAWIPQTWRNKIAAGFTNSGAQHGDKLNTLVTMALFAAQHGMIWVGLDLFAGRAADEPNRIGGWLGAMAQSDDVSPELSPIASDLHTAAHLGQRVAEIASRFKGQA; from the coding sequence ATGCTGGCAACCATCATCTATGACAGCGGGTACGGCCACACGGAAAAGCAGGCCCAGGCCGTCGCACACGGCATGCGTCGCGTACCGGGCGCAGAGGTGCGACTCGTCGCGGTGACCGACGGCGACATTCCGTGGGAGACGCTGGCCGCCAGCGACGCCATCATCTTCGGCTCACCCACGTACAACGGCACGGTCAGCGCACGCCTCAAGCAGTTCATGGAGGACTCGACACGTCCGGCGTGGATCCCGCAGACGTGGCGCAACAAGATCGCCGCGGGCTTCACCAACTCCGGTGCTCAGCACGGCGACAAGCTGAACACGCTGGTGACCATGGCGCTGTTCGCGGCCCAGCACGGCATGATCTGGGTCGGGCTCGACCTGTTCGCCGGACGCGCGGCCGATGAGCCCAACCGCATCGGCGGCTGGCTGGGCGCGATGGCCCAGTCCGATGATGTTTCTCCCGAGCTCTCGCCCATCGCCAGCGATCTGCATACCGCCGCCCATCTGGGCCAGCGCGTGGCCGAAATCGCAAGCCGGTTCAAGGGCCAGGCCTGA
- a CDS encoding LysR family transcriptional regulator, with translation MDSTQRVRAILSFAQAADAGSFAAAGRVLGITSAAVSKNVASLEKALGVRLMNRTTRTLKLTEEGAAFLRQARVALEALDTAIDTVAAQRVVPSGRVRISTSWAFGREQLMPALPGLLSRYPALSVEVDFDDRIVDLVRDGYDLAIRGGSIPDSALVSRPIFRLNLVLVASPDYLARHGVPQTPQALRSHRLIARRFLGGRVAPWSFKAEDSSITTLDPADAAVLTLSAPESVVQAACDGVGIARVGVHLAWAHLLSGALKVVLHRYHEPGDYEMVMQYPHRALMPPRVQATLDYLLEAFAEDNNLHVPLEALGAYAA, from the coding sequence TTGGATTCAACGCAACGCGTTCGCGCGATCCTTTCCTTTGCTCAGGCAGCGGACGCAGGCAGCTTTGCGGCGGCCGGTCGCGTACTCGGCATCACCTCGGCGGCCGTCAGCAAAAACGTCGCCAGCCTCGAGAAGGCCTTGGGCGTGCGGCTGATGAACCGCACCACCCGGACACTCAAGCTCACGGAAGAAGGGGCCGCGTTTCTCCGGCAGGCCCGCGTCGCCCTGGAAGCGCTCGATACCGCGATCGATACCGTCGCAGCGCAGCGTGTCGTCCCCAGCGGGCGCGTCCGTATTTCAACCAGTTGGGCATTCGGGCGCGAGCAACTGATGCCTGCGCTGCCCGGACTGCTGTCCCGCTACCCGGCATTGTCCGTCGAAGTCGATTTCGATGACCGGATCGTCGACCTGGTGCGCGACGGCTACGATCTCGCGATCCGGGGCGGCAGCATTCCGGATTCCGCACTGGTATCGCGCCCGATCTTTCGCTTGAACCTGGTGCTGGTCGCCTCCCCCGACTACCTGGCGCGCCACGGCGTCCCGCAGACCCCGCAAGCGCTGCGCTCGCACAGGCTCATCGCACGGCGGTTTTTGGGCGGGCGGGTTGCCCCATGGAGTTTTAAAGCGGAAGACAGCAGCATCACCACGCTCGATCCAGCCGATGCCGCGGTGCTGACATTGTCCGCGCCGGAATCCGTCGTTCAGGCCGCCTGCGATGGCGTGGGCATCGCACGGGTCGGTGTCCATCTCGCCTGGGCGCATCTGCTTTCCGGTGCGTTGAAAGTCGTGCTGCATCGCTATCACGAGCCCGGAGACTACGAGATGGTCATGCAGTATCCGCACCGCGCATTGATGCCACCGCGCGTGCAGGCAACGCTGGACTACCTGCTGGAGGCATTCGCCGAAGACAACAACCTGCACGTGCCACTGGAGGCGTTAGGCGCTTACGCTGCATGA
- a CDS encoding type II toxin-antitoxin system PemK/MazF family toxin, whose protein sequence is MVARGEIWLVALDPTIGSEIQKTRPCVVVSPPEMHDHLRTVIVAPMTTKGRSAPFRVPITFMRKNGLILLDQIRAVDKVRLVKKAGMVTDKTMLSTLQTLQEIFAE, encoded by the coding sequence GTGGTAGCGCGTGGAGAGATTTGGCTGGTCGCCCTGGACCCGACGATAGGCAGCGAGATTCAGAAGACACGGCCGTGCGTTGTCGTCTCGCCGCCCGAGATGCACGACCACCTGCGCACGGTTATCGTCGCGCCGATGACCACGAAAGGTAGGTCCGCGCCGTTCCGCGTGCCAATCACTTTCATGCGCAAGAACGGCCTGATTCTGCTGGACCAGATTCGCGCAGTGGACAAAGTGCGGCTGGTCAAGAAAGCTGGCATGGTTACCGATAAAACAATGTTGAGCACTCTGCAAACTCTGCAGGAAATTTTCGCCGAATAG
- a CDS encoding AbrB/MazE/SpoVT family DNA-binding domain-containing protein, with protein MRATIRRMGNSQGVLIPKPILAQLGLEDEVDMAVEDGALVIRKPEKRAREGWAEASQAVAAAGDDALVMGEFPNADDMETVW; from the coding sequence ATGAGAGCAACGATTCGACGGATGGGTAATTCGCAGGGGGTGCTGATCCCCAAGCCGATCCTTGCCCAGCTTGGTTTGGAGGATGAAGTGGACATGGCAGTCGAAGATGGCGCGCTGGTGATTCGCAAGCCAGAGAAGAGGGCGCGCGAGGGTTGGGCAGAAGCTAGCCAGGCAGTCGCGGCAGCCGGTGACGATGCGCTGGTGATGGGTGAGTTCCCCAACGCTGACGATATGGAGACGGTGTGGTAG
- a CDS encoding urate hydroxylase PuuD, whose translation MEGYLLDWANLLLRWLHVITAIAWIGSSFYFVWLDNSLTRPTAPDLLDKGVDGELWAVHGGGFYHPQKYLLAPQQLPEHLHWFYWESYSTWMSGFALLTVVYLFNANVYLIDRSVFDMTATTAVLLALAFLAVGWLVYDTICRVFGKSDRLVGALVAVYVVIATYAACHLFAGRAAFLLIGAMIATIMSANVFFWIIPGQRKVVAALKAGEKPDPIHGKRGKQRSVHNTYFTLPVLFAMLSNHYSMTYAHPSNWVVLVLIMLAGVLIRQFFILKHKGVWNGWYPAGGVALLLGTAVWLAPVQRPAAPQADAAAAATAPAAQGGASASGGSAFAKVQAVVTARCYQCHSAHPTLMPSPAKGVLLDTPEQLAAHAQLVYQQAVQQKLMPLGNITQMTDEERTVIAKWFEDGARTTR comes from the coding sequence ATGGAAGGCTATCTTCTCGACTGGGCCAACCTGCTGCTGCGTTGGCTGCACGTGATCACGGCGATCGCGTGGATCGGCTCGTCGTTCTACTTCGTCTGGCTCGACAACAGCCTGACCCGCCCGACCGCGCCGGACCTGCTGGACAAGGGCGTGGACGGCGAGCTGTGGGCCGTGCACGGCGGCGGGTTCTACCACCCGCAGAAGTACCTGCTGGCGCCCCAGCAGCTGCCCGAGCACCTGCACTGGTTCTACTGGGAGTCGTACTCCACGTGGATGTCCGGCTTTGCGCTGCTGACGGTGGTGTACCTGTTTAACGCCAACGTCTACCTGATCGACCGCAGCGTGTTCGACATGACGGCGACCACGGCGGTGCTGCTGGCGCTGGCGTTCCTGGCGGTCGGCTGGCTGGTGTACGACACCATCTGCCGCGTGTTCGGCAAGAGCGACCGGCTGGTGGGCGCACTGGTGGCGGTCTACGTGGTGATCGCGACGTATGCGGCGTGCCACCTGTTCGCTGGCCGCGCGGCCTTCCTGCTGATCGGCGCGATGATCGCGACCATCATGAGCGCCAACGTGTTCTTCTGGATCATCCCGGGGCAGCGCAAGGTGGTGGCCGCGCTCAAGGCCGGCGAGAAGCCGGACCCGATCCACGGCAAGCGCGGCAAGCAGCGCAGCGTGCACAACACGTACTTCACGCTGCCGGTGCTGTTCGCCATGCTGTCGAACCACTACAGCATGACGTACGCGCACCCATCCAACTGGGTCGTGCTGGTGCTGATCATGCTGGCCGGGGTGCTGATCCGCCAGTTCTTCATCCTCAAGCATAAGGGCGTGTGGAACGGGTGGTATCCGGCGGGCGGCGTGGCGCTGCTGCTGGGCACGGCGGTGTGGCTGGCGCCGGTGCAGCGTCCGGCGGCGCCGCAAGCGGATGCCGCGGCGGCTGCCACCGCGCCGGCGGCGCAGGGCGGGGCGTCGGCATCCGGCGGCTCGGCCTTCGCCAAAGTACAGGCAGTCGTGACTGCACGGTGCTACCAATGCCACTCGGCGCACCCTACCCTGATGCCATCGCCGGCCAAGGGCGTGCTGCTCGACACGCCGGAACAACTGGCCGCGCATGCGCAGCTCGTGTACCAGCAGGCCGTGCAGCAGAAGCTGATGCCGCTGGGCAACATCACGCAGATGACCGACGAGGAGCGCACGGTGATCGCCAAGTGGTTTGAGGACGGTGCCAGGACCACTCGCTGA
- the uraH gene encoding hydroxyisourate hydrolase, with protein sequence MGRLTTHVLDTAAGTPGKDLAITLFKIVDNRRQPITTVRTNHDGRCEAPLLEGEALQAGIYELDFAVGDYYRAAGVSLPDPAFLDVVTLRFGVADAGAHYHVPLLVSPWSYSTYRGS encoded by the coding sequence ATGGGACGCTTGACCACCCATGTGCTCGACACCGCTGCAGGCACGCCGGGCAAGGACTTGGCGATCACCCTGTTCAAAATTGTCGACAATCGTAGGCAGCCGATCACAACGGTCCGTACCAATCACGATGGTCGCTGCGAGGCGCCGCTGCTGGAAGGCGAGGCGCTGCAGGCTGGCATTTATGAACTGGATTTCGCGGTGGGCGACTACTACCGCGCGGCCGGCGTCAGCCTCCCCGACCCCGCGTTCCTCGACGTGGTGACGCTGCGCTTCGGCGTGGCCGATGCCGGCGCGCACTACCACGTGCCGCTGCTGGTGTCGCCGTGGTCGTACTCGACCTATCGCGGCAGCTGA